A window of Benincasa hispida cultivar B227 chromosome 9, ASM972705v1, whole genome shotgun sequence genomic DNA:
TAAATGATCCCTATGTTACCAACTATATATGAGGGTGTTATTTAACcatagaattaaattataaaacaacGTTTGGTGGAAAAACTATCCTTCGACTATAATGTGTTACAAAAAATACTATAATCTCCAATTAGCTACCGtcaatattttgaaaatcattatttattatattatttactacaatttttactattttacatgtcagtattttttttttaattttttgctaTAGTGTTTGCTATTTCTTTCTtacattaaaataatttacacctcACCAACTAATTTGagattataataactaactttttGTTCAAATACCTCCTAACTTTCTTCCAATCATAGgacaaaatttgtaatttaatatattatctTTCGAGTAATACTTAGATTCATCTCAAGTTGAACCAATTTTTATGCATCACATTTTCATCACTGACGTtagaaaagaattaaaagatttcaggaaaagaaataaaaagaatttgTAACATGAAAAATTATGATGGAAAATCTAGTAATGTTGGGGATGCAcctagttattttttaattctttttatccTCTTCCCCTAATTTTCTACtattcttctcttcttcctttcccttcCATCAAAATCAAACTGTGAAAGATTTATCCCCacaatctttctttttcagAAATTTTTTTAACGTTCCCACACGCTTTCCCTTCCATTGTCTTTCCCTTCCTTTCCTTTCAATGTTTCCAAATCCATTTCTCAAAACCTTCAAAATTGaatatcatcaaaattacccTTTCCACACTTTTAGTTTCATCTTTAacctaaaaaaataaacataaaaaattgcCCAATCGAGtagaacaaacaaacaaacaaacaaacatatcACTATAACAAATTTTATGGCTGAATAACCGTAATAAATACCTATTATTAATGGAATTAAACCTAATTAACAATGGCGGATGGCTCGATTTGTATCCACACGAGTGGTTGTTTCGTACACCGGAAGCTCTTCACGGTACCGATCGCCGCCGTTCATTACCGTCAGATGATCTAGTTCAAACAGATCTGAACTTGAACAACTTGCTGTTTCGTCTTCATCTTCTTCGGAGAGATCATTGTCCGGATGGTGAAAATTTCTAATCAGGAAATCGTTCTTCTTTTTGACTTGCTGGTAATCTGTTAAAATTTTTCTGGCTGCTGCTGTTGTGGATTCCGCGGTTTCGGCTTTGTTCTTGATTTGGAATTTAGGATCTTCTTCGTATAAGGATTTGTGTCCGCAAGGTCTACAATATTCGTCTACGATTGTACTCACTGGATAGAATCGAACCGTTCTTCTGTCGCCATTGCGTAATTTTTCGCTAGAGCATGGCGAGTTTTTGCTTAAACATGATCTGGAAAACGATGCGGCGGAAGAGCAAGTTGAAGTTTGGCcggattttgattttctttctgAGTTTGGATCTTCAGAGACGCTGGTTGATGATACGGAGTTTCCCGTCTTCTTTGGAGTTCCTGCGGTGAAGATTGAATTGAGAAAACTTGAGAGGCGTCCTCCTGGTGAAATCGGTTGCTTCACCTTCTTTAAATTACTGTAAATCTTCAACGCCCTAGATTTCGATTTAATCATGGCATTCTCGTCGAAACCTCCAGATTTCTCTTTGTTTTCAACGAATTGATTGCTGTG
This region includes:
- the LOC120086494 gene encoding protein BIG GRAIN 1-like A codes for the protein MSGEEVRVRGERFRNGGGNVQSFSSSLLDEIYRSIDDGGDKRSGELKFYRQKVLKKQGKTIGKATSDVEDEEIASLHRALLIERWIEKKVAEKVSAQRRRSLTEAEIKFQLYQHDREEDVLFFSSTSSSSDSSFGGFSSSDTESMYGSKSLTPSCFAKFRPKPVRTSVSAPPPEKTEAKQRQSREKPQSKHSNQFVENKEKSGGFDENAMIKSKSRALKIYSNLKKVKQPISPGGRLSSFLNSIFTAGTPKKTGNSVSSTSVSEDPNSERKSKSGQTSTCSSAASFSRSCLSKNSPCSSEKLRNGDRRTVRFYPVSTIVDEYCRPCGHKSLYEEDPKFQIKNKAETAESTTAAARKILTDYQQVKKKNDFLIRNFHHPDNDLSEEDEDETASCSSSDLFELDHLTVMNGGDRYREELPVYETTTRVDTNRAIRHC